In Nitrospira sp., a single genomic region encodes these proteins:
- the glmS gene encoding glutamine--fructose-6-phosphate transaminase (isomerizing): MCGIVGYVGDQEAVPILIGGLAKLEYRGYDSAGVAVLQGQKIEVRRSVGKLANLQKSLKDKEMAGLVGIGHTRWATHGKPSEQNAHPHRSKSCVLVHNGIIENYQPLKQQLEREGYKFHSDTDTEVVAHLIDKHMQKGLGLADAVRAATKEVRGSYALAVISEQEPGTLVAARLGCPLVVGRAKNASFVASDVMAMLTHTRDVTYLEEGDVAVVTASDVRMTDAEGHAMVRKPSRITWDAADAEKSGFPHFMLKEIHEQPQTILDTMRGRYSYETGEADLPDIGLTPKEFAAVDRIWIVACGTSWHAGLVGKYLFEDMVRTPVQVDIGSEFRYRDPLVGKNDLFLTISQSGETADTLAAAREAKQKGARVVSIVNVVGSTLARESDGVLYTHCGPEIGVASTKAFTAQLTALYLMALHLARVRNVMKEADGKAWLDRLVRLPVLVESVLRREAEIVAIAKRYYKKRNFLFLGRGINYPIALEGSLKLKEISYIHAEGYAAGEMKHGPIALIDRGMPVVVLAPRDRLYEKTVSNLMEVKARHAPVIALVAEGERELGKTADAVFTIPETHPLISPILFTIPLQLLAYHIAVLRGADVDQPRNLAKSVTVE, from the coding sequence ATGTGTGGAATCGTCGGTTACGTCGGCGATCAGGAGGCGGTGCCGATCCTGATCGGGGGGCTCGCGAAGTTGGAATACCGCGGATACGATTCGGCGGGAGTCGCGGTCCTGCAAGGCCAGAAGATCGAAGTGCGGAGGAGCGTAGGAAAGCTGGCCAACCTTCAAAAATCGCTCAAGGACAAGGAGATGGCCGGCCTGGTCGGGATCGGCCACACCCGATGGGCGACGCACGGGAAGCCGTCTGAACAGAACGCGCATCCACATCGGTCGAAAAGCTGCGTCCTTGTGCACAACGGAATTATCGAAAATTATCAACCGCTCAAGCAGCAGTTGGAGCGCGAAGGCTACAAGTTCCATTCGGACACGGATACAGAAGTTGTGGCGCACCTGATCGACAAACATATGCAGAAGGGCCTGGGTTTGGCCGATGCGGTCCGGGCGGCGACGAAGGAAGTGCGGGGGAGCTATGCATTGGCCGTGATTTCCGAGCAGGAACCCGGGACTCTGGTTGCGGCGAGGCTCGGCTGTCCGCTGGTCGTCGGCCGAGCGAAAAACGCCTCCTTCGTTGCGTCCGACGTGATGGCGATGCTGACGCACACGCGTGACGTGACCTATCTCGAGGAAGGTGACGTGGCCGTGGTGACCGCTTCCGATGTCCGCATGACGGATGCGGAAGGGCATGCCATGGTCAGAAAGCCGTCCAGGATCACCTGGGATGCGGCGGATGCGGAGAAAAGCGGATTTCCCCATTTCATGCTCAAGGAGATCCACGAGCAACCACAGACCATCTTGGATACGATGCGCGGGCGGTACTCGTACGAAACCGGTGAAGCCGATCTGCCGGATATCGGATTGACGCCCAAGGAATTCGCGGCCGTGGACCGGATCTGGATCGTGGCTTGCGGAACGTCGTGGCATGCAGGTCTGGTCGGCAAGTATCTCTTCGAGGACATGGTGCGGACCCCGGTGCAAGTCGATATCGGGAGCGAATTCCGCTACCGCGACCCGCTGGTCGGCAAGAACGATCTGTTCCTGACGATTTCCCAATCCGGTGAGACCGCCGATACCCTTGCGGCCGCGCGGGAGGCCAAGCAGAAAGGCGCGCGCGTGGTGTCGATCGTGAACGTCGTCGGCAGCACCCTGGCGCGGGAGTCGGACGGTGTGTTGTACACCCATTGCGGACCGGAGATCGGGGTGGCGTCGACCAAGGCGTTCACGGCTCAATTGACCGCCCTGTATCTGATGGCCCTGCACCTGGCCCGCGTCCGCAATGTGATGAAGGAAGCCGACGGCAAGGCCTGGCTCGATCGACTGGTGCGCCTGCCTGTGCTGGTGGAAAGCGTCCTGCGGCGTGAAGCCGAGATCGTGGCGATCGCCAAACGATATTACAAGAAGCGTAATTTCCTCTTCTTGGGCCGAGGCATCAATTACCCGATTGCGCTGGAAGGTTCGCTCAAGCTCAAGGAAATCTCCTACATTCACGCGGAAGGGTACGCGGCGGGCGAGATGAAGCATGGGCCAATCGCATTGATCGACCGGGGCATGCCGGTGGTGGTGCTGGCGCCTCGCGACCGGTTGTATGAAAAAACCGTCAGCAACCTCATGGAAGTCAAGGCCCGCCATGCTCCGGTCATTGCACTGGTGGCCGAAGGGGAGCGAGAATTGGGGAAGACCGCCGATGCGGTCTTTACGATTCCCGAAACGCATCCGCTCATTTCGCCGATTCTGTTCACCATCCCGCTGCAGCTATTGGCCTATCATATTGCGGTGCTGCGCGGCGCGGACGTGGATCAGCCGAGGAATCTTGCGAAGAGCGTGACCGTAGAATAG
- the gatC gene encoding Asp-tRNA(Asn)/Glu-tRNA(Gln) amidotransferase subunit GatC, producing MEITRQEVEKVAQLARLAISPSEQEAFARQLSQILTHVETLNRYETAGVEPTTTVLGQVNVFREDIVRASLPVDLALANAPEREADGFLVPKIIE from the coding sequence GTGGAGATCACCAGACAAGAAGTCGAGAAGGTGGCGCAACTCGCGCGACTGGCCATCTCTCCGTCCGAGCAGGAGGCGTTCGCCCGGCAATTGAGTCAGATCCTGACCCACGTCGAGACGCTGAACCGGTACGAGACCGCGGGCGTCGAACCGACGACGACAGTGCTGGGGCAGGTCAACGTGTTTCGGGAGGACATCGTCCGTGCGTCGTTGCCGGTGGATCTCGCGCTGGCCAATGCGCCGGAACGGGAAGCCGACGGATTCCTGGTGCCCAAGATTATCGAGTGA
- a CDS encoding aspartate 1-decarboxylase, whose translation MFRQMLRSKIHRATVTGTHLEYEGSLTIDQDLMEAAAILPYEAIICSNLNNGERFMTYAIAGRRGSGDIVLNGPTARKAAVGDQIIIFCYEYYAEEEIKKHAPKIVRVNDKNRIVNGS comes from the coding sequence ATGTTCCGACAAATGCTACGGTCGAAAATCCATCGTGCGACGGTCACCGGCACGCATCTGGAGTACGAAGGCAGCCTGACGATCGATCAGGATCTGATGGAAGCTGCGGCCATTCTCCCGTATGAGGCGATCATCTGCTCGAACTTGAATAACGGCGAACGCTTCATGACCTACGCGATCGCCGGCAGGCGAGGCAGCGGGGACATCGTGCTCAACGGCCCGACCGCGCGCAAGGCGGCGGTCGGCGACCAGATCATCATCTTTTGCTACGAATACTATGCCGAGGAAGAGATCAAGAAGCACGCGCCGAAAATCGTGCGCGTCAATGACAAGAACCGGATCGTGAACGGGAGTTAA
- the gatA gene encoding Asp-tRNA(Asn)/Glu-tRNA(Gln) amidotransferase subunit GatA translates to MSIYKFSLCDLQKKFTAGEVTAVEIVRAYSLRIGQVEQKVKAYVTRTHDSALAQAAALDEKLKTWRHTTPMMGMPLAIKDNLCTAGVPTTCSSRMLKDFVPPYDATVVARLREQEYLLLGKTNLDEFAMGSSTENSAFGPSRNPWDLQCVPGGSSGGSAAAVAADECVAALGSDTGGSIRQPAAFCGVVGMKPTYGRVSRYGLVAFASSLDQIGPITKCVADAAYLLGVIAGHDPMDSTSADLPVPDYMKALKKRDLKKLKVGVPMEFFGEGLDSEVEQAVRAAVEELKGLGADIKEIQLPRTDAAVAVYYVIATAEASSNLARFDGVKFGLRAKETKDLLDLYMKTRQEGFGPEVKRRIMLGTYALSSGYYEAYYGKAQAVQTLIRQDFSEAFSNVDLIVTPVTPTPAFKLGAKAEDPLQMYLSDIFTISVNLAGLPAIALPCGFSKARLPIGLQIIGRAFEEETVLRAAHAYEQATQWHQKKPIVR, encoded by the coding sequence ATGTCGATTTATAAGTTTTCGTTGTGCGATCTGCAAAAGAAATTCACCGCCGGCGAAGTAACCGCGGTCGAAATCGTGCGCGCCTATTCGTTACGGATCGGTCAGGTCGAGCAGAAGGTCAAGGCCTATGTGACGAGGACCCATGACTCGGCTTTGGCGCAGGCGGCGGCGCTGGACGAGAAGCTCAAGACCTGGCGCCACACGACGCCGATGATGGGCATGCCTTTGGCGATCAAGGACAACCTGTGTACGGCCGGCGTGCCGACGACCTGCTCTTCCCGCATGCTCAAGGACTTTGTTCCGCCCTACGACGCTACGGTGGTCGCGAGGCTTCGAGAGCAGGAATACCTTCTTCTGGGGAAGACCAATCTTGACGAGTTCGCGATGGGGTCCTCTACCGAAAACTCAGCCTTCGGGCCCAGTCGAAATCCTTGGGATCTGCAGTGTGTACCAGGTGGGTCGAGCGGCGGCTCGGCTGCGGCCGTGGCCGCTGACGAATGCGTGGCCGCTCTGGGGTCCGATACCGGCGGATCGATCCGCCAGCCCGCGGCGTTCTGCGGAGTGGTCGGCATGAAGCCGACGTATGGGCGTGTCTCGCGCTACGGACTCGTCGCCTTCGCGTCCTCCCTGGACCAAATCGGTCCGATCACGAAATGCGTCGCCGACGCCGCGTATCTCCTCGGTGTCATCGCCGGGCACGATCCGATGGACTCCACCTCCGCCGATCTTCCCGTGCCGGATTACATGAAGGCGCTGAAGAAGAGGGACCTCAAGAAGCTCAAAGTGGGTGTGCCCATGGAATTCTTCGGCGAAGGGCTGGATTCTGAAGTCGAGCAGGCCGTCAGAGCCGCCGTTGAGGAACTCAAGGGCCTCGGGGCCGACATCAAGGAGATTCAACTCCCGCGGACCGATGCGGCAGTCGCGGTGTATTACGTGATCGCGACCGCAGAGGCCAGTTCCAACCTCGCACGATTTGACGGCGTGAAGTTCGGGTTGCGAGCCAAGGAAACGAAGGATCTCTTGGATCTGTATATGAAGACGCGGCAGGAAGGCTTCGGACCGGAAGTGAAACGACGGATCATGTTGGGCACCTACGCCCTGAGCTCAGGGTACTATGAGGCCTATTACGGGAAAGCTCAGGCGGTGCAGACGCTCATTCGTCAGGACTTCTCCGAGGCATTCAGTAATGTGGACTTGATCGTGACGCCCGTGACGCCCACTCCTGCGTTCAAACTCGGGGCCAAGGCCGAAGATCCCCTGCAGATGTACTTGTCGGACATTTTCACCATTTCGGTCAATCTGGCTGGGCTGCCGGCCATTGCCTTGCCCTGCGGGTTCAGCAAGGCCCGTCTGCCGATCGGCCTGCAGATCATCGGCCGTGCCTTTGAAGAAGAGACGGTGCTTCGAGCGGCCCACGCGTATGAGCAAGCGACCCAATGGCACCAGAAGAAACCCATCGTTCGCTAG
- a CDS encoding DUF948 domain-containing protein yields the protein MNAVEIAAILIAAAFAVLVGYLVPLLIQLRKTVAESEQLLSKMNTDMPALVSELRAMSQNLNDLTEQARGGVEHASLLLHAVGEVGESVQQVHNAVRGSSGALLTNVASVVAGLKAATHIMRERYRREGEPHNGG from the coding sequence ATGAACGCCGTTGAAATCGCCGCCATTCTGATCGCCGCCGCCTTTGCCGTCCTGGTCGGTTATTTGGTGCCGTTGCTGATACAGTTGCGCAAAACGGTCGCCGAGTCCGAGCAATTGCTCTCCAAAATGAACACCGACATGCCGGCGCTTGTATCGGAGCTGCGAGCGATGAGCCAGAATCTCAATGACCTGACGGAGCAGGCTCGTGGCGGGGTGGAGCACGCCTCGTTGCTGTTGCACGCGGTCGGAGAAGTCGGAGAATCCGTTCAGCAAGTTCACAACGCCGTTCGAGGATCGAGCGGCGCGCTTCTGACCAACGTGGCGAGCGTTGTGGCAGGACTCAAAGCCGCGACGCACATCATGCGGGAGCGATACCGAAGGGAAGGAGAACCACACAATGGCGGATAA
- a CDS encoding YtxH domain-containing protein, translating into MADNHGSAAGVVLAFLSGAALGAVAGLLLAPRSGRDSRELLRGYARQAEDSLRDLAGQAGETIEGAIDQGKEFVEAKKSVLREAFEAGREAVKRERDRVRGEG; encoded by the coding sequence ATGGCGGATAATCACGGATCGGCGGCGGGCGTGGTGTTGGCGTTTCTGAGCGGCGCGGCGTTGGGAGCTGTGGCGGGGTTGCTGTTGGCGCCCCGGTCGGGTCGCGATTCACGGGAGTTGCTCCGCGGCTATGCCAGGCAAGCGGAGGACAGTTTGCGTGATTTGGCCGGTCAGGCCGGTGAAACGATCGAAGGCGCGATCGATCAGGGGAAGGAATTCGTCGAAGCCAAGAAGTCCGTATTGCGTGAGGCATTCGAAGCGGGACGAGAGGCTGTAAAGCGGGAGCGGGATCGGGTTCGAGGAGAAGGGTGA
- the gatB gene encoding Asp-tRNA(Asn)/Glu-tRNA(Gln) amidotransferase subunit GatB, whose protein sequence is MSYEVVIGVEVHAQLRTKSKMFCGCGTTFGLPANSQTCPVCLGLPGSLPVINRAAVEMAVRAGLALNCTIASANRFARKNYFYPDLPKGYQISQYEAPICERGWIDIAAGDVRKRVRIRRAHLEEDAGKSVHETAAGGSRVDLNRAGTPLLEIVTEPDMRSAEEVVAYLKGLRDILMYLEICDGNMEEGSFRCEPNLSLRPLGQQEFGTKVELKNINSFKYVKDAIEYEVKRQTKVLSDGGAIRQETRLWNLDRGETAVMRSKEEAHDYRYFPDPDLVPLKLDAEWVQDFRGGVPELPAARARRFVNEYGLPEYDAGLLTASKAMADYFEGCVGLFNHPKTISNWVMGELTRELNNAGAEVGASAVSPERLVDLLAMVDRGTVSLKVAREIFPELYQSGKSAEEIVRDKGLTQVSDEGTLEAIIADVLARSPAQVAQFKEGKHQVLGFLVGQVMKASGGKANPGKVNELLKSKLGVSR, encoded by the coding sequence GTGAGTTACGAGGTCGTCATCGGCGTCGAGGTGCATGCCCAGCTGCGGACCAAGTCCAAGATGTTCTGCGGGTGCGGGACGACCTTCGGGCTGCCGGCGAACAGCCAGACCTGCCCTGTCTGCTTGGGATTGCCGGGCTCCTTGCCGGTGATCAACAGGGCCGCGGTCGAAATGGCTGTTCGTGCCGGATTGGCGCTGAACTGCACCATCGCTTCTGCCAACCGATTCGCCAGGAAGAATTACTTCTATCCGGACTTACCGAAGGGCTACCAGATATCCCAGTATGAGGCGCCGATTTGTGAACGGGGATGGATCGACATCGCCGCAGGAGACGTCCGAAAGCGGGTCCGCATCCGGAGAGCTCATCTGGAAGAAGATGCCGGAAAGAGTGTGCACGAAACGGCCGCGGGCGGCAGTCGTGTAGATCTCAACCGTGCCGGCACTCCGCTGCTCGAAATCGTCACGGAGCCGGACATGCGTTCGGCGGAAGAAGTTGTCGCCTATCTAAAAGGGCTTCGGGATATCCTGATGTATCTCGAGATTTGCGACGGAAATATGGAAGAAGGCAGTTTTCGCTGCGAGCCCAATCTCTCGCTTCGCCCTCTCGGACAGCAAGAGTTCGGTACGAAGGTCGAGTTGAAGAACATCAATTCGTTCAAGTACGTCAAAGACGCGATCGAATATGAAGTGAAGCGGCAGACCAAGGTCTTGAGCGACGGCGGCGCCATCCGACAGGAAACGCGCCTGTGGAACCTGGATCGCGGAGAAACTGCGGTCATGCGGAGCAAGGAGGAAGCACATGACTATCGCTATTTCCCGGATCCTGATTTGGTGCCGCTGAAGCTTGACGCCGAATGGGTTCAAGATTTCCGCGGGGGCGTCCCGGAATTGCCGGCCGCCCGCGCCCGGCGCTTCGTCAACGAGTACGGGTTGCCTGAATATGACGCCGGCCTCCTCACCGCCTCCAAGGCCATGGCGGACTATTTCGAGGGTTGTGTCGGTCTGTTCAATCACCCGAAGACGATCAGCAATTGGGTGATGGGAGAACTCACCAGGGAACTGAACAATGCGGGAGCCGAGGTTGGCGCGTCCGCGGTTTCTCCGGAACGACTCGTCGACCTGCTGGCAATGGTGGATCGCGGTACCGTCAGTTTGAAAGTCGCGCGCGAAATTTTTCCCGAGTTATACCAGAGCGGAAAATCCGCGGAGGAGATCGTTCGAGACAAGGGGCTCACACAGGTATCCGACGAAGGGACGCTGGAAGCGATCATCGCCGACGTACTGGCGAGGAGTCCAGCGCAGGTGGCCCAGTTCAAGGAAGGCAAGCACCAAGTGCTGGGGTTCTTGGTCGGTCAGGTGATGAAGGCCAGCGGAGGGAAGGCGAACCCCGGTAAGGTGAATGAACTGCTCAAGAGCAAGCTGGGAGTTTCTCGATGA
- the eno gene encoding phosphopyruvate hydratase, with the protein MSAIKEIRGRQIIDSRGNPTVEAEVVLESGARGRAAVPSGASTGEKEAIELRDGDKKRWVGKGVSKAVANISKSIAPELLGMEAFDQAGIDQAMIGLDGTKTKGKLGANAILGVSLAVAKAAAAETAQPLYRYLGGTNARVLPVPLMNIINGGAHADNRLDLQEFMIVPVGAEHFHEALRMATEVFHSLKALLKKKGLSTAVGDEGGFAPDLQSNEEALALIIQAIEEAGYQPGQEVALALDCAASELYDKNRYVLEAEKSRERSAEEMISYYGRLLDRYPILSIEDGLSEVDWKGWKMLTDKLGNRVQLVGDDIFVTNVEIFSKGIKEGIGNSILIKLNQIGTLTETLDAIELAKRSGYTAIISHRSGETEDTTIADVAVATNSGLIKTGSLSRTDRVAKYNQLLRIEEELGAAAVYRGRDAMPGRQ; encoded by the coding sequence ATGAGCGCGATTAAGGAGATTCGAGGCAGGCAGATCATTGATTCCCGCGGCAATCCGACGGTTGAAGCGGAGGTGGTGCTGGAGAGCGGCGCGCGGGGGCGGGCGGCCGTGCCCTCGGGAGCGTCCACGGGCGAGAAGGAAGCGATTGAATTGCGGGACGGCGACAAGAAGCGGTGGGTTGGCAAGGGAGTGTCGAAAGCCGTGGCCAACATCAGTAAGTCGATTGCGCCTGAACTGCTGGGGATGGAGGCGTTCGACCAAGCCGGCATCGACCAGGCGATGATCGGGCTCGACGGAACGAAGACCAAGGGCAAACTAGGGGCGAATGCGATTCTTGGTGTGTCGTTGGCCGTCGCGAAGGCGGCGGCGGCGGAAACGGCCCAGCCGCTCTATCGGTATCTTGGGGGAACCAATGCGCGAGTGCTCCCGGTACCCTTGATGAATATCATCAACGGCGGAGCCCACGCCGACAATCGTCTGGATCTGCAGGAGTTTATGATCGTGCCGGTTGGGGCTGAACATTTTCACGAAGCGCTCAGAATGGCGACGGAAGTGTTCCATTCGCTCAAGGCCCTGCTGAAGAAGAAGGGGCTCAGCACGGCCGTGGGAGACGAGGGCGGTTTTGCGCCGGACCTCCAATCGAATGAAGAGGCTTTGGCGCTGATCATACAGGCGATCGAAGAGGCCGGCTATCAACCCGGTCAGGAGGTCGCCCTGGCCCTGGATTGCGCCGCCAGCGAATTGTACGACAAGAACCGCTACGTGCTCGAAGCGGAGAAGAGCCGGGAACGATCGGCCGAGGAGATGATCAGTTATTACGGAAGATTGCTGGATCGATATCCGATTCTTTCGATCGAAGACGGCCTCAGCGAGGTGGATTGGAAGGGGTGGAAGATGCTCACCGACAAGCTAGGGAATCGCGTCCAGTTGGTGGGCGACGACATTTTCGTCACCAATGTGGAGATCTTCTCGAAGGGCATTAAGGAGGGGATCGGGAATTCCATCTTGATCAAGCTCAATCAGATCGGGACTCTGACGGAGACGCTCGACGCCATTGAATTGGCAAAACGGTCCGGCTATACGGCGATTATCTCTCATCGCTCCGGGGAGACGGAGGATACGACCATTGCGGATGTGGCGGTCGCGACGAACAGTGGATTGATCAAGACCGGTTCGCTGTCGAGGACCGACCGGGTCGCGAAGTACAACCAATTGCTCAGAATCGAGGAAGAATTGGGGGCGGCGGCGGTGTATCGAGGCCGAGACGCCATGCCGGGCAGGCAGTAA
- a CDS encoding septum formation initiator family protein gives MLIKQNRGKQWLDWQRRFVTGAQYACLGLCLLLLLALCFGEMGLPRYFAMRDHARQLEVEILDLQRGVRGFRGDIDRLEHDPLKIEQLAREQLGYLRKGETVYQLLPEMSQDRSRP, from the coding sequence ATGCTCATTAAGCAGAACAGAGGCAAGCAATGGTTGGACTGGCAACGGCGCTTCGTCACTGGCGCGCAGTACGCCTGCCTGGGTCTGTGTCTGCTTCTTCTGCTGGCTTTATGTTTCGGCGAGATGGGGCTGCCTCGCTATTTCGCCATGAGGGACCATGCCCGACAGCTTGAGGTTGAGATCCTCGATCTCCAGCGGGGGGTCAGAGGATTCCGCGGCGATATTGATCGACTAGAGCATGACCCGCTGAAGATCGAGCAATTGGCCCGAGAGCAGCTTGGATATCTGCGCAAAGGCGAAACGGTCTATCAATTGCTTCCGGAAATGTCTCAAGATCGATCCAGGCCGTGA
- the era gene encoding GTPase Era, with protein MKFGTVVIVGRSNVGKSTLLNRLLREKIAIVSEKPQTTRTRILGVVHALGAQIALLDTPGIHRPEHLLNRRMVRTTLETLEEADLLFVLMDATSLPGPSDLLVLDHVKTAVHKQARPVMLVLNKIDLVNKMKLLPVIDTYARLYSWVEVVPVSAETGENVERLLDVTVAHLPVGDAVYDEETITDQSMRTLAAEMIREKLLRQTYEEVPHSIAVEIDQFVEEGKRARISASVLVERESHKAIVIGKRGERLKAIGTEARIEMERVFGMKVFLEVWVKVREAWREDEHALRELGY; from the coding sequence ATGAAATTCGGGACGGTGGTCATCGTCGGGCGGTCGAATGTGGGGAAATCCACATTGCTGAATCGGTTGCTCAGGGAAAAGATTGCGATCGTATCGGAAAAGCCACAGACCACCAGGACAAGAATCCTCGGGGTGGTTCATGCTCTCGGTGCCCAGATCGCGCTCCTGGATACCCCGGGTATCCACCGGCCTGAGCACTTACTGAATCGTCGGATGGTTCGAACCACCCTCGAGACGCTTGAGGAAGCCGATCTGCTCTTTGTGCTCATGGATGCCACGAGTCTTCCTGGCCCCAGCGATTTGTTGGTGCTGGATCATGTCAAGACCGCCGTTCACAAACAGGCCAGACCGGTGATGTTAGTTTTGAACAAGATCGATCTGGTGAATAAGATGAAGCTGTTGCCGGTTATCGACACCTATGCCCGGTTGTATTCATGGGTCGAGGTCGTTCCGGTCTCGGCTGAGACCGGTGAGAACGTTGAACGGCTGCTTGACGTGACGGTGGCCCACCTTCCGGTGGGAGATGCCGTGTACGACGAGGAAACGATCACCGATCAGTCCATGCGGACGTTGGCTGCGGAGATGATCAGGGAGAAACTGCTGCGGCAGACGTATGAGGAAGTGCCGCATTCGATCGCGGTCGAAATCGATCAGTTCGTCGAAGAAGGGAAGCGGGCGCGGATCAGCGCTTCGGTTCTGGTCGAACGCGAGTCGCATAAGGCCATCGTCATCGGCAAGCGTGGCGAACGGCTAAAAGCGATAGGAACCGAGGCGCGGATCGAGATGGAGCGTGTGTTCGGCATGAAGGTATTTCTGGAGGTGTGGGTGAAAGTGCGGGAAGCCTGGCGGGAAGACGAGCACGCATTGAGGGAATTGGGGTACTGA
- the mgtE gene encoding magnesium transporter, protein MHQTDKITESRAAEARHRAGDRDLLRDALRDQADRGQTKSDIVLLSVQRLLRRGAITNLAKMLGRMHPADVAKVIVHLSSPKEKREVFELVRGDSKRGQVLSELDTDSITQVLADLLQSDIAWLIKDLGPDDVAYILGVLPEERAKEILSLMRTEDSTEVADILKYPKDTAGGIMTTEFFALSEDATAQDAIRRLQEATDAEMVFYIYVTDKDERLVGVLSLRQLLTVPPSTPLKNIATRDVINVSVDMDQEEVARQVASYNLLAIPVVDKEGVLVGIITVDDVVDVIREEATEDMLKMAGAVQEEAVSKSSSLAAAKVRLPWLFTNLVGSLLSGAILWEFRYTIQEVVAIVSFIPVIAAMGGNVGLQSSTLIIRGLATGVVELTDVWSVFLREVKIGLLMGVACGMILSLVGWIWHQGFLGMVVGMSLITAFLVSTSMATFMPIFLKRMGVDPAVAAGPFVTTANDITGITIYLTLATVFMEYLR, encoded by the coding sequence ATGCACCAGACGGATAAGATCACAGAAAGCCGTGCGGCAGAGGCCCGACACCGCGCAGGAGATCGGGATCTCTTGCGCGATGCGTTGCGGGATCAGGCGGATCGAGGTCAGACGAAATCCGACATCGTTCTGTTGTCCGTCCAGAGGTTGCTCCGGCGCGGTGCGATTACTAATCTTGCGAAAATGCTGGGGCGGATGCACCCCGCCGACGTGGCCAAAGTCATTGTGCACCTGTCCTCTCCGAAAGAAAAACGTGAAGTATTTGAGTTGGTCCGAGGGGACTCGAAACGCGGACAGGTCCTGAGCGAGCTCGACACGGACAGCATCACACAGGTGTTGGCGGATCTGTTGCAATCGGATATCGCATGGTTGATCAAGGATTTGGGACCGGACGACGTCGCCTACATTCTCGGCGTGCTGCCAGAAGAGCGCGCGAAAGAAATCCTTTCGCTCATGCGGACCGAGGATTCGACGGAGGTCGCCGACATCCTGAAATATCCAAAGGACACGGCCGGCGGCATCATGACCACCGAGTTCTTCGCGCTGTCGGAGGATGCGACGGCACAGGACGCCATCCGGCGGCTTCAAGAGGCGACCGATGCAGAAATGGTGTTCTACATTTACGTCACTGACAAGGATGAGCGCTTGGTCGGCGTGCTCTCCTTGCGCCAGTTGTTGACGGTTCCTCCCTCGACGCCTCTGAAAAATATCGCGACGCGTGACGTCATCAATGTATCGGTCGACATGGATCAGGAAGAAGTAGCACGGCAAGTGGCGAGCTACAATCTCTTGGCCATTCCGGTTGTGGATAAGGAAGGGGTTCTCGTCGGAATCATCACGGTGGACGACGTCGTGGACGTCATCCGAGAAGAAGCGACAGAAGACATGTTGAAGATGGCCGGCGCGGTGCAGGAAGAAGCCGTGTCGAAGTCCTCGAGTCTTGCCGCAGCAAAAGTCCGGTTACCGTGGTTGTTCACCAATCTGGTGGGAAGCCTGCTTTCCGGCGCAATTCTGTGGGAGTTTCGATATACGATTCAGGAAGTCGTGGCGATCGTAAGCTTTATTCCCGTTATCGCGGCCATGGGAGGTAATGTTGGCCTGCAGTCCTCGACATTGATCATTCGAGGATTGGCGACCGGCGTGGTCGAATTGACCGACGTCTGGTCGGTCTTTCTGAGGGAAGTCAAGATCGGACTGCTGATGGGAGTGGCATGCGGAATGATTCTATCCCTGGTCGGCTGGATTTGGCACCAGGGGTTTCTGGGCATGGTTGTCGGCATGTCGCTCATTACCGCGTTTCTGGTGTCCACCAGTATGGCGACGTTTATGCCTATATTCTTGAAGCGGATGGGCGTAGATCCGGCCGTGGCGGCCGGCCCCTTTGTGACGACTGCCAATGACATCACCGGCATCACCATCTATCTCACACTGGCCACGGTGTTTATGGAATATCTCCGGTAG